In Desulfobotulus mexicanus, a genomic segment contains:
- a CDS encoding pyridoxamine 5'-phosphate oxidase family protein: MVLPKKNKEVSREDLTGFARELARESQVMTLATSGPEGPWAAPVYYVFYRGAFWFFSSPASRHILDGRRASASVYYDGGHWKKIRGLQMTGSIRPGGSGSATAFARYLRKFSFIREMAGAGMYDPVQFGERFGNRFFCFMPEYVLYGDNRLGFGFRERVEMKEGKNP; the protein is encoded by the coding sequence ATGGTGCTTCCAAAGAAAAATAAAGAGGTGTCACGGGAGGATCTCACCGGATTTGCCAGGGAGCTTGCCAGAGAATCCCAGGTCATGACCCTTGCGACTTCAGGCCCCGAAGGCCCGTGGGCAGCGCCTGTTTATTATGTTTTTTACAGGGGAGCCTTTTGGTTTTTTTCATCGCCCGCATCCCGGCATATCCTTGATGGGAGACGGGCCTCGGCAAGTGTATATTATGATGGCGGTCACTGGAAAAAAATCAGGGGCTTGCAGATGACAGGGAGTATCCGTCCCGGTGGCAGCGGATCGGCAACGGCCTTTGCCAGATATTTAAGAAAATTTTCCTTCATACGGGAAATGGCCGGTGCGGGTATGTATGATCCTGTGCAGTTCGGTGAACGCTTCGGCAACCGCTTTTTTTGTTTCATGCCGGAGTACGTCCTCTATGGAGACAATCGGCTGGGCTTTGGTTTCAGGGAGAGGGTTGAAATGAAAGAAGGAAAAAACCCATGA
- a CDS encoding pyruvate carboxylase, translating into MGAQTFEEFRSEIRRRRESGNDVRILIANRGIPARRIARAVTELGATACITATDIDKTSPAAIGARKLMLLGENPTAYLDLDRIVKKAKEEGIEAIHPGWGFGAEDDSFPAKCEEAGLIFIGPPHKAMFDLGNKVAVRALAQKVGVPVVPGSEGAVSIPQAREIAVKLGFPIMLKAEGGGGGRGIYEVYSEADLESSFVKASALAEASFGNPRLFVERLLSEVRHIEIQVIADKYGNVFAFDERDCTVQRNHQKLIEITPSPWPKMTEELRARLKEYAIKLVKAVDYYSLATVEFLVDMEGNPYLIEANTRLQVEHGITECRYGVDLVEEQIAIAYGCALRFNEENTKPHQYAMQVRINCEDPKKGFSPNAGRITRYTSPGGQGIRIDSCITAGYEFPSQYDSAASLLIAYASSWSKNVEQMRRALKECMISGVKTTIPFYKVVLEREEFISGNYDTKFVQKNPDLFDYVDQQPESLRLSRLIAEISAKGYNEYLSLDKYRGLHDKRLGPCTPVIPFTPERDAVAHVPLRRGQSRESILDYVRTAGKVFFSDTTCRDQTQSNSGNRFRLAEDRLIGPILDKCGFFSLENGGGAHFHVAMLGNMTYPFKEADEWNDFAPDTLKQILIRSTNVLGYKPQPKNLMHTTGEMICENYDVIRCFDFLNHIENMRPFAEVVLPKKYKIFQPAISMSYAKGFDADHYLGVTEEILVMVADVAGVSLEEASRIIILGLKDMAGVCPPSMIRDLVKRLRVKYPDLVLHYHRHCTDGLFSPALSAAAEAGCHILDVAIGASVRWYGQGDALATAALIEEEHGLDICLDKERVRDAGFVLKQIMPYYDRYTAPYFQGVDYEVVQHGMPGGATSSSQEGAMKQGYIHLLPYMLKYLAGIRQIVRYHDVTPGSQITWNTAFLSVTGAYKRGGEKNVRKLLDVLEAVVNTPEEALSDEMKKARLEIYQEANDAFRDLILGKFGKLPLGFPAEWVYESAFGPDYKKSMEKRTEDSPLQHLEPMDIDLEKEALTKALNREPTKEELVLYLNHPGDALKTIRFQEKYGDPNNLPLDVWFEGIEKGSSCSFKDGRGMPHEMTILDLSLPDEDGNVVVRYHLDSEIMTHVVKVAEPLRGGTAGMEMADSDNPYHISSPSNGDLWVTHVNVGDMVKAGEEIFNISIMKQEKAVLSTVDGRVKRVLKSARYQVDRKMVPVKDGELLVELEPVSANRCKDCGAPVQEDFVFCPSCGKKQG; encoded by the coding sequence ATGGGTGCACAAACCTTTGAAGAGTTCCGTTCAGAAATCCGGCGAAGGCGGGAATCGGGCAATGATGTCCGCATTCTCATTGCCAACCGGGGTATTCCTGCCCGCAGAATTGCCAGGGCTGTCACAGAGCTGGGGGCAACGGCCTGCATAACGGCAACGGACATTGATAAAACCTCTCCCGCAGCCATCGGTGCAAGAAAACTGATGCTTCTGGGGGAAAATCCCACAGCCTATCTGGATCTGGACCGTATTGTAAAAAAAGCCAAAGAAGAAGGCATTGAAGCCATCCATCCGGGATGGGGCTTTGGTGCTGAAGATGATTCCTTTCCTGCCAAATGTGAGGAGGCGGGTCTCATTTTCATCGGACCTCCCCATAAGGCCATGTTTGATCTGGGTAACAAGGTGGCTGTCCGGGCGCTGGCCCAGAAGGTGGGGGTTCCTGTGGTGCCCGGTTCCGAGGGAGCAGTAAGCATTCCTCAGGCAAGGGAAATTGCCGTTAAGCTGGGTTTCCCCATTATGCTCAAGGCCGAAGGTGGTGGCGGTGGCAGAGGTATTTATGAAGTCTATTCCGAAGCGGATCTTGAGTCCAGTTTTGTGAAGGCTTCAGCCCTGGCCGAAGCCAGTTTTGGTAACCCAAGGCTTTTTGTGGAAAGACTGCTTTCTGAAGTCCGTCACATAGAAATTCAGGTCATTGCCGATAAATACGGCAATGTCTTTGCCTTTGATGAGCGGGACTGCACGGTGCAGCGTAACCACCAGAAGCTCATTGAAATCACGCCGTCTCCCTGGCCCAAAATGACAGAAGAGTTGAGGGCACGCCTTAAGGAGTATGCCATCAAACTGGTGAAGGCAGTGGATTATTATTCTCTGGCCACGGTGGAATTTCTTGTGGACATGGAGGGTAACCCCTACCTGATTGAAGCCAACACCCGTCTTCAGGTGGAGCATGGAATCACCGAATGCCGCTATGGGGTGGATCTGGTGGAAGAACAGATTGCCATTGCCTATGGCTGTGCTTTGCGTTTCAATGAAGAGAACACAAAGCCTCACCAGTATGCCATGCAGGTGCGCATTAACTGCGAAGATCCCAAAAAGGGCTTTTCTCCCAATGCGGGCCGTATTACCCGTTACACCTCTCCGGGTGGTCAGGGTATACGTATAGATTCCTGTATTACAGCGGGCTATGAATTTCCTTCCCAGTATGATTCCGCAGCCTCTCTGCTCATTGCCTATGCATCTTCCTGGTCCAAGAATGTGGAACAGATGCGCAGGGCCTTGAAAGAATGCATGATTTCCGGTGTTAAAACCACCATTCCCTTTTATAAGGTTGTGCTGGAGCGTGAAGAATTCATTTCCGGCAACTATGACACCAAGTTTGTGCAGAAAAATCCCGATCTCTTTGATTATGTGGATCAGCAGCCTGAATCCCTCAGGCTTTCCCGACTCATTGCAGAGATTTCCGCCAAGGGTTACAATGAGTACCTTTCCCTTGATAAATACCGGGGGCTTCATGATAAGCGCCTTGGTCCCTGCACACCGGTTATTCCCTTTACACCGGAAAGGGATGCTGTTGCCCATGTTCCCCTGAGAAGGGGGCAGAGCAGGGAGAGTATACTTGATTATGTGAGAACTGCCGGGAAAGTGTTTTTTTCTGATACCACATGCAGGGATCAGACCCAGTCCAACTCCGGCAACCGTTTCCGTCTGGCAGAAGACCGCCTCATCGGACCCATTCTGGATAAATGTGGTTTCTTTTCCCTTGAAAACGGCGGTGGTGCCCATTTCCATGTGGCCATGCTGGGGAACATGACCTATCCCTTTAAGGAAGCCGATGAGTGGAATGATTTTGCGCCGGATACCTTAAAGCAGATCCTGATCCGTTCCACCAATGTGCTGGGCTACAAGCCCCAGCCCAAAAATCTCATGCACACCACAGGCGAGATGATCTGTGAAAATTATGATGTCATCCGCTGCTTTGACTTTCTGAACCACATAGAAAACATGCGGCCCTTTGCGGAAGTGGTTCTGCCCAAAAAATACAAGATTTTCCAGCCCGCCATTTCCATGAGCTATGCCAAGGGTTTTGATGCGGACCACTACCTTGGCGTTACGGAAGAAATTCTTGTCATGGTGGCCGATGTTGCCGGTGTTTCCCTTGAAGAGGCCAGCCGTATCATCATTCTTGGCCTAAAGGATATGGCAGGGGTCTGCCCCCCATCCATGATCCGGGATCTGGTAAAAAGGCTCAGGGTAAAATATCCGGATCTGGTGCTGCATTATCACCGCCACTGTACGGACGGACTTTTCTCTCCCGCCCTTTCTGCGGCAGCAGAAGCCGGGTGTCACATTCTCGATGTGGCCATCGGAGCATCCGTTCGCTGGTATGGTCAGGGTGATGCCCTTGCAACGGCTGCCCTCATTGAAGAGGAACACGGCCTTGATATCTGTCTGGACAAGGAAAGGGTGAGGGATGCTGGCTTTGTTTTAAAGCAGATCATGCCCTATTATGACCGTTATACAGCCCCCTATTTCCAGGGTGTGGATTATGAGGTTGTGCAGCACGGTATGCCCGGAGGGGCCACCAGTTCTTCCCAGGAAGGGGCCATGAAGCAGGGCTACATCCATCTGCTGCCTTATATGCTTAAATATCTGGCGGGTATCCGTCAGATTGTCCGTTACCACGACGTTACGCCCGGCTCCCAGATTACCTGGAACACGGCTTTTCTTTCAGTTACCGGTGCTTATAAGCGGGGCGGGGAAAAGAATGTGCGTAAGCTTCTCGATGTGCTGGAAGCCGTTGTGAATACACCGGAAGAAGCCCTGTCCGATGAAATGAAAAAGGCAAGACTTGAGATTTATCAGGAGGCCAATGACGCTTTCCGGGATTTGATTCTGGGTAAATTCGGCAAGCTTCCCTTGGGTTTCCCTGCAGAATGGGTATATGAGTCCGCCTTTGGTCCGGATTATAAAAAGTCCATGGAAAAGCGCACGGAAGATTCTCCCTTGCAGCATCTGGAACCCATGGATATTGATCTGGAAAAAGAGGCTTTGACAAAGGCTTTGAACCGTGAACCCACGAAGGAAGAGCTGGTCCTTTACCTGAACCACCCCGGAGATGCCCTGAAGACCATCCGTTTCCAGGAGAAATACGGAGATCCCAACAATCTGCCTTTGGATGTCTGGTTTGAAGGTATTGAAAAGGGCAGCTCATGCTCCTTTAAAGACGGTCGGGGCATGCCCCATGAAATGACCATTCTGGATCTTTCCCTGCCCGATGAAGATGGCAATGTTGTGGTCCGTTATCACCTTGATTCGGAAATAATGACCCATGTGGTCAAGGTGGCAGAACCCCTGAGGGGTGGCACCGCTGGCATGGAAATGGCTGATTCCGATAATCCCTATCATATTTCTTCGCCTTCCAACGGAGATCTCTGGGTGACCCATGTGAATGTGGGGGATATGGTGAAGGCGGGTGAGGAAATATTCAATATTTCCATCATGAAGCAGGAGAAAGCCGTGCTTTCCACCGTAGATGGCCGGGTGAAGCGTGTGCTTAAATCTGCCCGTTATCAGGTGGACAGGAAAATGGTCCCCGTTAAAGACGGCGAGCTTCTGGTGGAGCTGGAACCGGTTTCCGCTAACCGTTGTAAAGACTGCGGTGCGCCCGTTCAGGAAGATTTTGTTTTCTGTCCGTCCTGCGGTAAAAAACAGGGTTAG
- a CDS encoding biotin--[acetyl-CoA-carboxylase] ligase, with protein sequence MKESPHILFWQKGMQGLAGPLGRSFYESSGFSPSGSEDAGGWVRAGKSGTDETLIRVCGDCSTAFDVAFWLEERGLFSDWDSVLAESQSAGVGQYGRHWISPVGNLHLVWKLPGFFSAVEGLPLMLGAALTEVFRQKGVPLLLKWPNDLILEERKVGGMLIRSRPDCVLAGMGINLVSAPSDREIRKNSTMAATSLNEKGFFFHPLDLWVDIMGAVREILSKSIEKISDYGLMTGSTHWLWRKGQTVMVYPSEGLAEGLSFPAVLIGPAGDGGLRLLSEKGEIIFYSGSIGPA encoded by the coding sequence ATGAAAGAGTCTCCCCATATTCTTTTCTGGCAGAAGGGGATGCAAGGCCTTGCTGGCCCTTTGGGCCGGAGTTTTTATGAAAGCTCAGGGTTTTCTCCCTCCGGCTCCGAAGATGCCGGAGGATGGGTTCGGGCAGGTAAATCCGGTACGGATGAAACCCTTATAAGGGTATGCGGAGATTGCTCCACAGCCTTTGATGTGGCCTTCTGGCTGGAGGAAAGGGGCCTTTTTTCGGACTGGGATTCGGTGCTGGCGGAGAGCCAGAGTGCCGGTGTGGGTCAATATGGAAGGCACTGGATTTCACCGGTTGGCAATCTTCACCTTGTCTGGAAACTGCCCGGTTTTTTTTCCGCAGTGGAAGGCCTGCCGCTGATGCTGGGGGCAGCTCTCACTGAAGTTTTTAGGCAGAAGGGGGTGCCCCTTCTGCTCAAATGGCCCAATGATCTGATCCTTGAAGAGCGCAAGGTGGGGGGGATGCTGATACGTTCCCGGCCGGACTGTGTACTTGCGGGTATGGGCATAAACCTTGTTTCGGCTCCATCGGACCGGGAAATAAGGAAAAACAGCACCATGGCCGCAACCTCTCTGAACGAAAAAGGATTTTTTTTCCATCCCCTGGACTTATGGGTGGATATCATGGGGGCTGTCAGGGAAATTTTATCAAAAAGCATTGAAAAAATATCGGATTATGGTTTAATGACTGGTTCGACTCATTGGTTGTGGCGGAAAGGACAGACGGTGATGGTTTATCCGTCGGAAGGTCTGGCAGAAGGCCTGAGCTTTCCTGCTGTTCTGATCGGTCCTGCTGGAGACGGCGGTTTACGCCTGTTATCTGAAAAAGGGGAAATCATTTTTTACTCAGGCAGCATCGGTCCCGCATAG
- a CDS encoding glutamine--tRNA ligase/YqeY domain fusion protein — MSTVENAAPSHFIRNIIKADLEADTHKGRVHTRFPPEPNGYLHMGHAKSICLNFGMAGEFSGKCNLRFDDTNPEKESLEYVNAIKEDVRWLGFDWEDREFYASDYFEKLYSFAVELIRGGKAYVCSLSAEETRSYRGTLTEAGKNSPYRDRSVEENLDLFARMRAGEFDEGSHVLRLKIDMASPNFLMRDPTIYRIRKVHHHRTGDAWCIYPMYDFTHCISDALEGITHSICTLEFENNREIYDWVLDNIDAPARPKQYEFARLNLSYTVLSKRKLIQLVKEGHVHGWDDPRMPTLSGLRRRGVPAAALRDFCERIGVAKKDSTVDLALFEYCVRDHLNASAPRRMGVLDPVKLVITNYPEGQVELLDAVNHPGDPAFGSRKVPFSRELWIEREDFMEDPPKKFFRLSPGREVRLRFAYFVTCEDIVKDPETGEVLEIRAVYDPETLGGNAPDGRKVKATIHWVSKNHAMEAEARLYDRLFTKEDPDDMPEGKSFLDALNPDSFVQKKAFLEPAMAESLPGEVFQLERVGYFAVDPESQRERPVLNRTVTLRDSWAKAAGKS, encoded by the coding sequence ATGAGTACAGTAGAAAATGCAGCACCTTCCCACTTTATCCGCAATATCATCAAGGCAGACCTTGAAGCAGATACCCATAAGGGCCGGGTGCATACCCGTTTTCCTCCGGAGCCTAACGGATACCTGCACATGGGCCATGCGAAATCCATCTGTCTGAATTTTGGTATGGCGGGAGAATTTTCAGGGAAATGCAATCTGCGCTTTGATGATACCAACCCTGAAAAGGAATCACTGGAATATGTCAACGCCATCAAAGAAGATGTGCGCTGGCTGGGTTTTGACTGGGAGGACCGGGAGTTTTATGCTTCCGATTATTTTGAAAAACTTTATAGTTTTGCAGTGGAACTCATCCGTGGTGGCAAGGCTTATGTCTGCTCCCTTTCCGCAGAAGAAACCCGAAGCTACAGGGGGACACTTACGGAAGCGGGGAAAAACAGCCCCTACCGGGACAGAAGTGTGGAAGAAAACCTCGATCTTTTTGCCCGTATGCGGGCCGGTGAATTTGATGAGGGCAGCCATGTACTCAGGCTTAAAATAGATATGGCATCCCCCAATTTTCTCATGCGGGACCCAACCATTTACCGTATCCGGAAAGTGCATCACCACCGTACAGGGGACGCATGGTGCATCTATCCCATGTATGATTTCACCCACTGCATTTCCGATGCTCTGGAAGGCATCACCCATTCCATCTGCACTTTAGAGTTTGAGAATAACCGGGAAATCTATGACTGGGTGCTGGACAACATTGATGCCCCGGCAAGGCCTAAGCAGTATGAGTTTGCAAGGCTGAATCTTTCCTATACGGTTTTAAGCAAGCGAAAGCTGATTCAGCTGGTGAAAGAGGGGCATGTGCATGGCTGGGATGATCCCCGTATGCCCACCCTGTCAGGCCTTCGGAGAAGGGGCGTGCCTGCTGCGGCCCTGCGGGATTTCTGTGAGCGCATCGGTGTGGCAAAAAAGGACAGCACCGTGGATCTGGCCCTTTTTGAATACTGTGTCCGGGATCATCTCAATGCTTCGGCCCCCCGGCGCATGGGGGTTCTGGACCCGGTGAAGCTTGTTATCACCAATTATCCGGAAGGGCAGGTGGAGTTGCTGGATGCGGTTAATCATCCGGGAGATCCGGCCTTTGGCAGCAGGAAGGTTCCCTTTTCCCGTGAGCTCTGGATAGAGCGGGAGGATTTCATGGAAGATCCCCCCAAAAAATTCTTCCGCCTTTCTCCGGGCAGGGAAGTCCGGCTGCGTTTTGCCTATTTTGTGACCTGTGAGGATATTGTTAAAGATCCTGAGACAGGTGAGGTGCTGGAAATCCGGGCGGTTTACGATCCGGAAACCCTTGGGGGTAATGCTCCGGATGGCCGGAAGGTGAAGGCCACCATCCACTGGGTATCCAAAAATCATGCTATGGAAGCCGAAGCAAGGCTCTATGACCGGCTTTTCACTAAGGAAGATCCCGATGACATGCCCGAAGGAAAAAGCTTTCTCGATGCCCTGAACCCGGATTCCTTTGTGCAGAAAAAAGCCTTTCTGGAACCAGCCATGGCCGAGTCCCTTCCGGGTGAGGTCTTTCAGTTGGAGAGGGTGGGATATTTTGCCGTGGATCCGGAGAGCCAAAGGGAGCGTCCGGTTCTCAATCGTACCGTTACCCTCAGGGATTCCTGGGCAAAGGCAGCCGGTAAATCCTGA
- a CDS encoding inosine/xanthosine triphosphatase, translating to MHFCLGSLNPVKKEALIQALKESGRFSSVHVSCENAPSGVPDQPKGFESTLTGARNRAKAVWHEGIFMGVGIESGIVPVPLTRTGFMNLTACVFYNGREYFTGLGPAFELPTKISRLVTEEGMELDAAVQAAGFSKNPRIGYSEGLIGILTGNAVTRMDYTKPSIHMALAALC from the coding sequence ATGCATTTTTGTTTAGGCTCCCTCAACCCCGTGAAAAAAGAAGCCCTGATTCAGGCCCTGAAAGAATCAGGCCGCTTTTCCTCCGTCCATGTGAGCTGTGAAAATGCTCCCTCCGGTGTACCGGATCAGCCAAAGGGCTTTGAAAGCACCCTCACAGGTGCCAGAAACCGGGCAAAGGCCGTATGGCATGAAGGCATTTTTATGGGTGTGGGCATTGAATCGGGCATTGTGCCCGTTCCCCTGACCCGCACGGGCTTCATGAACCTTACGGCCTGCGTATTCTACAATGGCCGGGAGTATTTCACGGGCCTTGGTCCAGCCTTTGAACTGCCCACCAAAATCAGCCGCCTTGTCACCGAAGAAGGAATGGAACTGGATGCGGCGGTGCAGGCAGCAGGCTTCAGCAAAAACCCCCGCATCGGTTACAGCGAAGGGCTGATCGGTATTCTTACCGGCAATGCCGTCACCCGCATGGATTATACCAAACCCTCCATACATATGGCACTGGCGGCGCTTTGCTGA
- a CDS encoding pyruvate, water dikinase regulatory protein produces the protein MSGGELTTMTRQGAPVYVLSCGQGINGEQMVRSALVQFPGVRSKVVRVPHVHDAHQIHETLERVAEEKGVVAHTIVDPGLRELLVCECEQMDIPCVDFMGPVLDMMQQNFGDAPLCEPGRYRKFNQVNMNRVTAIEFAVAHDDGLNPQDLGKAEIVLVGLSRSGKTPLSMYLSVHGWKVANIPIVIGIPLPSELMAINRKRIVALYIDPEQLAAHRQIRRKRLGLTDDMAYSGVKEVYREVDAVRELYRRHGFSTINVSNKPIESSAEEVIAIIEKRFPEGAHKQGKRKVEP, from the coding sequence ATGTCAGGTGGAGAACTTACGACCATGACCCGGCAGGGGGCCCCTGTTTATGTGCTGTCCTGTGGGCAGGGAATCAATGGAGAGCAGATGGTACGTTCCGCACTGGTGCAGTTTCCCGGGGTGCGGAGCAAGGTTGTGCGTGTTCCCCATGTACATGATGCCCATCAGATCCATGAAACCCTTGAGAGGGTGGCCGAGGAAAAGGGCGTTGTGGCCCATACCATTGTGGATCCGGGGCTGAGGGAACTTCTTGTCTGTGAATGTGAGCAGATGGATATTCCCTGTGTGGATTTCATGGGACCTGTGCTGGATATGATGCAGCAGAACTTCGGGGATGCCCCCCTGTGCGAGCCGGGACGCTACCGCAAGTTCAATCAGGTGAACATGAACAGGGTCACGGCCATTGAGTTTGCCGTTGCCCATGATGACGGGCTGAATCCACAGGATCTGGGGAAGGCGGAAATTGTGCTGGTAGGTCTTTCCCGTTCCGGCAAAACGCCTTTGAGCATGTACCTTTCCGTCCATGGCTGGAAGGTGGCCAATATACCCATTGTGATAGGCATCCCTCTGCCTTCCGAGCTGATGGCCATCAACCGCAAACGCATTGTGGCCCTTTATATTGACCCGGAACAGTTGGCCGCCCACAGGCAGATTCGCAGAAAGCGGCTGGGGCTCACCGATGACATGGCTTACTCCGGGGTGAAGGAGGTGTACCGGGAAGTGGATGCCGTACGGGAGCTTTATCGTCGCCATGGTTTTTCCACCATCAATGTGAGCAACAAGCCCATTGAATCCAGTGCCGAAGAGGTGATAGCCATCATAGAAAAACGTTTCCCCGAAGGTGCCCACAAGCAGGGAAAACGTAAGGTGGAGCCTTAG
- the mnmH gene encoding tRNA 2-selenouridine(34) synthase MnmH — protein sequence MESEMKPEAKNCEQQEELALLCRRIQKLDLPELRQDLIAPEVRDISRKSFGEMLRRYLCHGAGDYLVLDVRSESEYEKDAIPVAVSMPILNDRERHEVGLLYKRHNHRTALRYAFYLAKEKEALYVEKVRALGQGRPLVIYCWRGGGRSRYVAGLLERHGFSVLRLEGGHKGFRREVYQLLYHGDFTLWPLSGPTGCGKSQVLELLAANFPHIPVLHLEAAAGHAASVFGHIRFAEKGKSTVVDQQAFEMRLYLFLLAHQREDGSFPAFVTEMESRKIGPVQVPPALFRAMEKGPHIRLEASMEARVARLKREYFGGAGRDVAAVRHALDFLTRRVGGHRVRQWQALLDQGDVDSFLREILEEYYDKGYREERFLPAKVLCSDDILATTDVVAGLWKKT from the coding sequence ATGGAGTCTGAAATGAAGCCCGAGGCAAAAAACTGTGAGCAGCAGGAAGAACTGGCCCTTCTGTGCAGGCGTATTCAAAAACTGGATCTGCCGGAGCTGAGGCAGGACCTCATTGCACCGGAGGTCAGGGACATTTCCCGAAAGTCCTTTGGAGAAATGCTGCGCCGTTATCTCTGCCACGGTGCCGGTGATTATCTGGTTCTGGATGTCCGATCCGAGTCCGAATATGAAAAAGATGCCATTCCAGTGGCTGTTTCCATGCCCATTCTCAATGACAGGGAGCGTCATGAGGTGGGGCTTTTGTACAAAAGGCATAATCACAGGACGGCACTGCGTTATGCCTTTTATCTGGCAAAGGAAAAGGAAGCCCTTTATGTGGAAAAGGTAAGGGCGCTCGGTCAGGGCAGGCCCCTTGTGATTTACTGCTGGCGGGGAGGCGGCAGGAGCCGTTACGTGGCAGGTCTTCTGGAAAGGCATGGATTTTCTGTCCTGCGCCTTGAAGGAGGGCATAAGGGTTTCCGGAGGGAGGTGTATCAGCTTCTTTATCACGGGGATTTTACCCTCTGGCCCCTTTCCGGTCCTACGGGCTGTGGCAAATCCCAGGTGCTGGAGCTGCTGGCTGCAAATTTTCCCCATATTCCGGTTTTGCATCTGGAGGCTGCCGCAGGGCATGCTGCTTCGGTTTTCGGGCACATCCGCTTTGCGGAAAAGGGAAAAAGTACTGTTGTGGACCAGCAGGCCTTTGAGATGCGGCTTTATCTCTTTTTGCTGGCACACCAGAGGGAAGATGGCAGTTTTCCTGCCTTTGTTACGGAAATGGAAAGCCGGAAAATTGGTCCTGTGCAGGTGCCTCCTGCCCTTTTCAGGGCCATGGAAAAAGGCCCCCACATCCGCCTTGAAGCTTCCATGGAGGCACGGGTAGCAAGGCTAAAACGCGAATACTTTGGTGGGGCTGGAAGGGATGTGGCTGCTGTACGCCATGCTTTGGATTTTCTCACAAGGCGGGTTGGGGGACACAGGGTGAGGCAGTGGCAGGCTTTGCTGGATCAGGGAGATGTGGATTCTTTTCTGAGGGAGATTCTGGAAGAATATTATGATAAGGGCTACAGGGAAGAAAGATTTCTGCCTGCAAAGGTTCTGTGCAGCGATGATATTCTGGCCACCACAGATGTGGTGGCCGGATTATGGAAAAAGACTTAG
- a CDS encoding dihydrofolate reductase family protein, which translates to MKAEKGIRVSLVMAQTLDGRTARSSLDPMDWTEAADKAHFSALTRRMGLVIMGSKTFDAMGGPLPGRKNVVFTRFPESRHDMSEGLEFTSDSVDAVLDGLAAEGYREAALIGGSRLNAAFAKAGRIHEIFVTVSPLIFGGGPGLFSENIPMDLLFVDAKPLGASSMLLHYRVRHGV; encoded by the coding sequence ATGAAAGCTGAAAAAGGTATACGGGTAAGCCTTGTCATGGCACAGACCCTTGATGGCAGGACAGCCCGTAGTTCTTTGGACCCCATGGACTGGACGGAGGCTGCTGACAAGGCACATTTTTCAGCCCTTACCCGACGCATGGGCCTTGTTATCATGGGTTCAAAAACCTTTGATGCCATGGGTGGTCCCCTTCCGGGGAGGAAGAATGTGGTTTTCACCCGATTTCCGGAGTCCCGTCATGATATGTCTGAAGGTCTTGAATTCACATCGGATTCCGTAGATGCGGTTCTGGATGGCCTTGCCGCAGAAGGATACCGGGAGGCGGCCCTGATTGGTGGCAGCCGTTTGAATGCGGCTTTTGCGAAGGCAGGGCGTATCCATGAAATCTTTGTGACCGTCTCTCCCCTTATCTTTGGGGGAGGTCCCGGGCTTTTTTCTGAAAATATTCCCATGGATCTTTTGTTTGTGGATGCAAAGCCTCTGGGGGCAAGTTCTATGCTTCTTCATTACAGGGTCCGGCATGGAGTCTGA
- a CDS encoding flagellar basal body-associated FliL family protein encodes MKKQIQIGIGVAVLLLIIIGLALYKPYYDKKYQFSGLGEIYEARRGNWEAQQQRRMFFEPGKQPPLEETAHLPSYEFRFATNLADRSFMAMELTFRFKNSSGITEIRRKSDRIRHALTIALSPYTRADLENNEGRVLAVTDTILNRYIESEIQHLYLTDYRLSGGGGMD; translated from the coding sequence ATGAAAAAGCAGATACAAATCGGCATTGGCGTTGCAGTTCTTCTTTTGATCATCATAGGCCTTGCTCTTTATAAACCCTATTATGATAAGAAATATCAGTTCTCCGGTTTAGGAGAAATATATGAGGCAAGGCGGGGCAACTGGGAAGCCCAGCAGCAGAGGCGGATGTTCTTTGAACCGGGAAAACAGCCCCCCTTAGAAGAAACAGCCCATCTTCCCAGCTATGAGTTCCGCTTTGCAACCAACCTTGCGGACAGAAGCTTTATGGCCATGGAGCTGACATTCCGCTTCAAAAACAGCAGCGGCATTACTGAAATACGCAGAAAGTCCGACCGCATCCGCCATGCCCTTACCATTGCCCTTTCTCCATATACCCGTGCAGACCTTGAAAATAATGAAGGACGGGTGCTGGCCGTGACGGACACCATCCTGAACCGCTACATTGAATCGGAGATCCAGCACCTTTATCTGACTGACTACAGACTGAGCGGTGGCGGGGGAATGGACTGA